The following are from one region of the Corylus avellana chromosome ca1, CavTom2PMs-1.0 genome:
- the LOC132167308 gene encoding ethylene-responsive transcription factor ERF014, with amino-acid sequence MVKTEQKSHLEPSKPMPSTSSAPSSASGGSKKKYKGVRMRSWGSWVSEIRAPNQKTRIWLGSYSTAEAAARAYDAALLCLKGSSANLNFPITSSTDYHHNIPPHDIVMSPKSIQRVAAAAANSFIANATAPPSSPPAPSSSSSVSSPSMSSSPSDQLVDDDVTLMPPFDQVNEPMAMMESWYNNFDGLQSPKFFDQMFNGALFAPPVVDDLYEEVDIRLWSFC; translated from the coding sequence ATGGTGAAGACAGAGCAAAAGAGTCATCTGGAGCCATCAAAGCCAATGCCATCAACATCATCAGCACCATCATCAGCATCAGGAGGGAGCAAAAAGAAGTACAAGGGAGTGAGAATGAGGAGCTGGGGTTCATGGGTATCTGAGATAAGAGCACCAAATCAGAAAACAAGAATATGGTTAGGCTCTTATTCAACAGCAGAGGCAGCGGCCAGAGCCTATGATGCTGCACTTTTATGCCTGAAAGGCTCTTCAGCAAATCTAAACTTTCCCATCACATCTTCCACTGATTATCATCACAATATTCCTCCTCATGATATTGTTATGTCGCCCAAGTCCATCCAAAGAGTGGCTGCAGCTGCAGCCAATAGCTTTATTGCCAATGCTACTGCCCCACCATCATCCCCTCCTGCTccctcatcctcatcatcagtCTCATCCCCATCGATGTCATCCTCACCGTCCGATCAACTCGTCGACGATGATGTCACGCTAATGCCACCATTTGATCAAGTCAATGAGCCAATGGCCATGATGGAATCCTGGTACAACAACTTTGACGGCCTACAATCCCCAAAATTCTTTGATCAAATGTTCAATGGTGCCTTGTTTGCTCCACCTGTGGTTGATGATCTGTACGAAGAAGTCGATATTCGTCTGTGGAGCTTCTGCTGA